The Halalkalibacter krulwichiae genome has a segment encoding these proteins:
- the glyQ gene encoding glycine--tRNA ligase subunit alpha, producing the protein MNVQNMILTLQEFWSKQNCMIMQAYDTEKGAGTMSPFTLLRTIGPEPWNVAYVEPSRRPADGRYGENPNRLYQHHQFQVIMKPSPINIQELYLKSLEALGINPLEHDIRFVEDNWENPTLGCAGLGWEVWLDGMEITQFTYFQQVGGLEANPVSAEITYGLERLASYIQDKENVFDLEWVEGFTYGDIFKQPEYEHSKYTFEVSDSQMLFSLFGTYEQEAKRALDENLVFPAYDYILKCSHTFNLLDARGAISVTERTGYIGRVRNLARAAAKLYYDERERLGFPMLKKKEGEING; encoded by the coding sequence GTGAATGTTCAAAATATGATTTTGACTTTACAAGAATTTTGGTCGAAACAAAATTGTATGATTATGCAAGCGTATGATACGGAAAAAGGGGCTGGAACGATGAGCCCATTTACTTTATTGCGTACGATTGGTCCGGAGCCTTGGAATGTTGCATATGTCGAGCCGTCTAGAAGACCAGCGGATGGAAGGTATGGAGAAAATCCAAATAGACTTTACCAACATCACCAATTCCAAGTCATTATGAAACCTTCTCCAATTAATATTCAAGAGCTGTACTTAAAAAGCTTAGAAGCTCTTGGAATTAACCCTTTAGAGCATGATATTCGCTTTGTAGAGGATAACTGGGAGAATCCAACACTGGGCTGTGCAGGCTTAGGGTGGGAAGTTTGGTTAGATGGAATGGAAATAACGCAGTTTACGTATTTTCAACAAGTTGGTGGATTGGAAGCAAACCCTGTATCGGCAGAGATAACATATGGCCTTGAAAGACTTGCTTCATATATCCAGGATAAAGAAAATGTATTTGACCTTGAGTGGGTAGAAGGTTTTACGTACGGTGATATTTTCAAACAACCTGAATATGAACATTCAAAATATACATTTGAAGTTTCTGACAGTCAAATGCTCTTCTCTCTTTTTGGGACATACGAACAAGAAGCCAAAAGAGCGTTAGACGAAAACCTGGTTTTTCCAGCGTATGATTATATCTTGAAATGCTCACATACTTTTAACCTTCTTGATGCAAGAGGAGCAATTTCGGTTACAGAACGTACAGGGTACATTGGACGTGTAAGAAATTTGGCGAGAGCAGCAGCGAAACTTTACTATGATGAGCGTGAAAGACTTGGTTTTCCTATGTTGAAAAAGAAGGAGGGAGAAATCAATGGCTAA
- the glyS gene encoding glycine--tRNA ligase subunit beta has translation MANKDFLLEIGLEELPARFVTDSMNQLEEKVKAWLSAERLQYEGIEAFATPRRLAILINGLEQNQSDIEEEAKGPARKIAFDEEGNWSKAAVGFARGQGVNTDDLFFKEIKGVEYIFAKKFIKGKKTKELLPALKDIITSLHFPKNMRWGSNDLRFARPIRWLVALYGTEVVPFSITSIETGAKTYGHRFLGKEVEISEPKEYSLALLGQYVLVNPDERKIAIRNQIEAMTEGNGWIVPIDEDLLEEVTHLVEYPTALSGSFDEDFLTLPKEVLITSMREHQRYFPVENEKGELLPYFITVRNGDHQHLENVSKGNEKVLRARLSDAAFFYSEDQKLAINDALKRLEQIVYHEELGSIGDKVRRVGEGVNKLTELLLVDANTKQTASRIAEIGKFDLVTQMVYEFPELQGRMGEVYSELAGEPNEVAKGINEHYQPRFAGDNSPSTLAATIVSLAEKLDTIVTCFAIGLIPTGSQDPYALRRQAAGVVQMVKDYSLDVKVEQLLEISLEVAESRNLLKRETEEIKVDLIDFFRLRVKALLQEEGVQYDVIDAVLTNEIGHVPTIIKKALLISEVREQESFKKVVEALSRVTNISKKVTDKGEINPKLFEKNEENELYQLYIDLSSKVKQALKENNVQEAYDALASSEPVINQYFDHIMVMAEDEKLRNNRLNQMSALAEIIRSFAQFQAIVFA, from the coding sequence ATGGCTAATAAAGACTTTTTATTAGAAATTGGGCTCGAGGAGTTACCAGCCCGCTTCGTAACAGATTCAATGAATCAATTAGAAGAAAAGGTAAAGGCTTGGTTATCGGCAGAACGCCTACAATATGAAGGTATTGAAGCATTCGCAACACCAAGGAGATTGGCAATTTTAATAAATGGCCTTGAACAGAATCAATCAGATATTGAAGAAGAAGCAAAAGGTCCAGCAAGAAAAATAGCATTTGATGAAGAAGGAAATTGGTCTAAAGCGGCAGTTGGTTTCGCGAGAGGCCAAGGGGTAAATACAGATGATTTATTCTTTAAAGAAATAAAAGGTGTTGAATATATCTTTGCAAAGAAATTCATTAAAGGGAAGAAAACGAAGGAACTTCTCCCTGCCTTAAAAGATATAATCACATCTTTGCATTTCCCTAAAAACATGCGATGGGGAAGCAATGATCTTCGTTTTGCTCGACCAATTCGATGGCTAGTTGCCTTGTATGGTACGGAAGTAGTTCCTTTTTCAATTACATCAATTGAAACAGGTGCGAAGACGTATGGACATCGATTCTTGGGAAAAGAAGTAGAAATCTCAGAACCGAAAGAATACAGCTTAGCTTTATTGGGCCAATATGTACTAGTAAATCCTGATGAACGAAAGATAGCAATTCGGAATCAAATTGAGGCAATGACTGAAGGAAATGGATGGATTGTCCCAATTGATGAGGATCTACTAGAGGAAGTTACACATCTTGTAGAATACCCGACTGCGCTTTCTGGGAGTTTTGACGAAGATTTCCTGACGCTTCCGAAAGAAGTCTTAATTACATCAATGAGAGAGCATCAACGTTATTTCCCTGTCGAGAATGAAAAAGGTGAGTTATTGCCTTATTTCATTACTGTTCGTAATGGTGATCATCAGCATTTAGAAAACGTCTCAAAGGGTAATGAAAAGGTTTTAAGAGCGAGATTATCGGATGCTGCATTCTTTTATAGTGAAGATCAAAAATTAGCTATTAACGATGCTCTTAAGCGTTTAGAGCAAATTGTTTATCATGAAGAATTAGGTTCAATTGGAGACAAAGTACGCCGTGTTGGAGAAGGTGTAAATAAGCTTACTGAATTGCTTTTGGTTGATGCTAACACTAAGCAAACCGCTAGTCGCATTGCTGAAATAGGAAAGTTTGACCTTGTCACACAAATGGTGTACGAGTTCCCAGAACTGCAAGGCCGAATGGGTGAGGTTTATTCGGAGCTTGCAGGAGAACCGAATGAAGTAGCAAAGGGAATTAATGAGCACTATCAACCTAGATTTGCAGGCGACAATAGCCCTTCAACATTAGCGGCTACCATTGTAAGTTTAGCTGAAAAATTAGATACAATTGTTACATGTTTCGCAATTGGTTTAATACCGACGGGCTCTCAAGATCCTTATGCTTTAAGAAGGCAGGCAGCTGGAGTAGTTCAGATGGTTAAAGATTACTCTCTTGATGTAAAAGTAGAGCAACTGCTTGAAATTAGTTTAGAAGTTGCAGAAAGTCGAAATTTATTAAAAAGAGAAACAGAAGAAATCAAAGTAGATCTTATTGATTTCTTTAGATTAAGAGTTAAAGCTTTGTTACAAGAAGAAGGGGTACAATACGATGTCATTGATGCAGTGTTAACTAATGAAATTGGTCATGTACCGACAATCATTAAAAAAGCATTGTTAATTTCTGAAGTGAGAGAGCAGGAATCGTTCAAAAAGGTTGTAGAAGCATTAAGTCGTGTTACGAATATATCCAAAAAAGTTACTGATAAAGGAGAAATCAATCCAAAGTTATTCGAGAAAAACGAGGAAAACGAACTTTATCAGCTGTATATTGATTTGTCTTCTAAGGTTAAGCAAGCTTTAAAAGAAAATAATGTACAGGAAGCGTATGATGCACTTGCAAGTTCTGAACCTGTGATTAATCAATACTTTGATCATATTATGGTAATGGCTGAAGATGAAAAATTACGTAATAACCGCTTAAATCAGATGAGTGCCTTGGCTGAAATCATTCGATCATTTGCTCAATTTCAAGCGATTGTTTTTGCTTAA
- a CDS encoding helix-turn-helix transcriptional regulator: protein MELTSRQEQIIEIVKHNGPITGEQIAEQLSLTRATLRPDLAILTMAGYLDARPRVGYFYTGKSGSQLLADKVKHITVNDYQSRPVVVQQSVSVYDAICTMFLEDVGTLFVVDANNTLVGVLSRKDLLRASLGKQALESIPVSIIMTRMPNITVCKKEDLIIEVANKLIDKQIDGLPIIEEVDRGSGFEVIGRITKTNITALLVDLANDEVI, encoded by the coding sequence ATCGAACTGACAAGCCGGCAAGAACAAATTATTGAAATTGTAAAGCATAATGGTCCAATTACGGGTGAACAGATAGCAGAACAGCTATCTCTTACTCGTGCTACGTTAAGGCCCGATTTAGCAATTCTTACTATGGCGGGATATCTAGATGCAAGACCGCGTGTTGGATATTTTTATACCGGAAAATCTGGTAGTCAACTATTAGCAGATAAAGTTAAACATATTACAGTTAATGATTATCAGTCACGTCCTGTTGTCGTACAGCAATCTGTTTCAGTTTATGATGCGATTTGTACGATGTTTCTTGAGGATGTCGGCACGCTATTCGTAGTCGATGCAAATAATACGTTAGTTGGGGTACTCTCAAGAAAAGATTTATTACGTGCAAGTTTAGGAAAGCAAGCGCTTGAATCTATCCCTGTAAGTATTATTATGACGAGAATGCCTAATATAACTGTATGCAAGAAAGAAGATTTAATAATTGAAGTGGCCAATAAATTAATTGATAAACAAATTGATGGTTTACCAATTATTGAAGAAGTTGACCGTGGATCTGGATTTGAAGTAATTGGTCGTATTACGAAAACGAATATTACAGCGCTACTTGTTGATTTAGCTAACGACGAAGTGATTTAA
- a CDS encoding pyruvate, water dikinase regulatory protein: MEEFKQRPVVYVVSDSVGETAELVVKAAASQFSSAGLEVRRIPYVEDKQTIEEVVILASKAKALIAFTLVVPEIKDHLTALAKEAEVEIVDIIGPMIEKIGQLTNKSARYEPGLIYRLDEDYFRKVEAIEFAVKYDDGRDPRGIVRADIVLIGVSRTSKTPLSQYLAHKRLKVANVPLVPEVEPPKELFHVSPKKCVGLKISPEKLNDIRAERLKALGLKAQANYANLDRIKEELAYAEKIMDRIGCPVIDVSNKAVEETANLISSMFLKK, from the coding sequence ATGGAAGAGTTTAAGCAGCGTCCTGTAGTGTATGTCGTTTCTGATTCAGTTGGAGAAACTGCTGAACTCGTTGTTAAAGCAGCTGCTAGTCAATTCAGTAGTGCAGGACTCGAAGTTCGAAGAATTCCATATGTAGAAGATAAGCAAACAATTGAAGAGGTGGTCATTCTGGCAAGCAAAGCGAAGGCACTAATCGCCTTTACTCTAGTTGTTCCAGAGATTAAAGACCACCTGACAGCTTTAGCTAAAGAGGCTGAGGTAGAAATAGTAGATATAATCGGTCCAATGATAGAAAAGATTGGACAGTTAACAAATAAATCAGCTCGATATGAACCGGGATTAATTTATCGTCTTGATGAAGATTATTTTCGAAAAGTTGAAGCTATCGAGTTCGCAGTGAAATATGATGATGGTCGAGACCCAAGAGGGATTGTGAGAGCAGATATCGTACTTATTGGTGTTTCTAGAACTTCCAAAACACCATTGTCTCAATATTTAGCTCATAAGCGTTTAAAGGTAGCGAATGTCCCACTAGTACCAGAAGTTGAACCTCCAAAAGAGTTGTTTCATGTTTCACCGAAAAAGTGCGTAGGGTTAAAGATTAGCCCTGAAAAGCTTAATGATATTCGGGCTGAACGTTTAAAGGCTCTTGGTCTAAAAGCACAGGCTAATTATGCTAATCTTGATAGAATTAAAGAAGAATTAGCTTATGCAGAGAAAATTATGGATAGGATTGGTTGTCCTGTTATTGATGTCTCAAATAAGGCAGTAGAGGAAACGGCTAATCTAATCTCGAGTATGTTCTTGAAAAAATAA
- a CDS encoding YaiI/YqxD family protein, translated as MLNSTNMNHIVRIVYVDADACPVKNEIVEVCEQFKVKMVFVSSYSHFLTLPSSVKVVTVDNEKEATDLYLMNHVKKGDVCVTQDHALASILLSKGVETLSPRGLLYNEDTIVQMLDARYLSQKQRRMGGKTKGPKAFQQEDRLKFINQLSKILSKKEGSSQKSSNFKDLRW; from the coding sequence ATGTTGAATTCAACTAATATGAATCATATAGTTCGAATAGTATATGTTGATGCTGACGCATGTCCGGTAAAAAATGAAATAGTGGAAGTTTGTGAGCAATTCAAAGTAAAGATGGTCTTTGTGTCTTCTTACTCCCATTTCTTAACATTGCCGTCTTCAGTAAAAGTTGTCACTGTCGATAATGAAAAAGAGGCTACAGATCTTTATTTGATGAATCATGTCAAAAAAGGGGACGTATGTGTGACCCAAGATCATGCTCTTGCTTCGATTTTGTTATCAAAAGGGGTTGAAACATTATCTCCTAGGGGATTACTCTATAACGAAGATACAATCGTTCAAATGCTTGATGCACGGTATTTATCACAGAAACAGCGGAGGATGGGTGGAAAAACAAAAGGGCCTAAAGCCTTTCAACAAGAGGATCGTTTAAAATTTATTAACCAATTGTCAAAAATTCTCTCAAAAAAAGAAGGATCTTCGCAAAAAAGCTCGAATTTTAAAGACTTAAGATGGTGA
- the dnaG gene encoding DNA primase has product MSIRIPDEKVDLIRRSSDIVEVISDYVQLKKQGRQYIGLCPFHGEKSPSFSVSPDKQLYHCFGCGAGGNVFSFLMEIEGITFIESVNKLGTKLNIELPESANSATKPADGPRERMKSAHEIAAKLYYHVLTLTEQGADGRNYVKERGFTREQIERFQIGFAPDRWDSLTTILSKRQYSLDLMVEAGLVGERESKDGYFDRFRNRLMFPIWDGQGRVIAFGGRTISDEKPKYLNSADTPIFHKGQTLYGLHLARPSIRKEGTVILFEGYIDVIAAWGAGFSNAIATLGTALTEEQAKIIRRNAETVTICYDSDQAGINAAFKSANILEQAGCVIKIADMPEGLDPDDYIRTYGANRFKSDVIGASLTFMSFKMRYLRRGKNLANESERMRYIEEVLSEISSLPRAVERDHYLRQIADEFSLSLEALKQEQYQIYRANRKEKTYSSEKKVTPRRSFETKKLLPAYQNAERLLLAHMMRNVEVAETVQEQIGGAFNIEEHQAIAAFLYAFYGEGNEANPSLFIQSLKDEKLIRIAAELGMLSVNEEYHEKEIQDYMKQIETYPKRVQIQKKELEMKREQDPLQAAKLLMEINRMKQEL; this is encoded by the coding sequence ATGAGCATAAGGATACCAGATGAGAAGGTTGATCTAATTAGACGCTCATCAGATATTGTCGAAGTAATAAGTGATTATGTACAACTAAAAAAGCAAGGTCGACAATATATTGGATTATGTCCCTTTCACGGTGAAAAATCACCTTCATTTTCTGTCTCACCTGATAAGCAGTTATATCATTGCTTCGGCTGTGGGGCAGGCGGTAATGTTTTTTCCTTTTTAATGGAAATTGAAGGGATTACCTTTATTGAATCTGTTAATAAATTAGGTACAAAATTGAATATCGAGTTGCCTGAATCAGCTAATTCGGCAACAAAGCCTGCAGATGGGCCTCGCGAACGAATGAAATCTGCTCATGAGATTGCTGCAAAGCTGTATTATCATGTTCTTACATTAACGGAGCAAGGAGCAGATGGACGTAATTACGTGAAAGAAAGAGGATTTACTCGGGAACAGATTGAGCGATTTCAAATTGGATTTGCTCCTGATCGCTGGGACTCTCTTACAACGATTTTAAGTAAGCGGCAATATTCTCTTGATTTAATGGTTGAGGCGGGGTTAGTAGGAGAAAGAGAATCCAAGGATGGATATTTTGATCGCTTTAGAAACAGACTTATGTTTCCGATATGGGATGGTCAAGGAAGGGTAATTGCTTTTGGGGGCCGAACTATATCTGATGAGAAACCAAAGTATTTAAATAGTGCTGATACACCGATTTTCCATAAAGGACAGACGTTATACGGCTTGCATCTAGCACGACCTTCTATACGTAAGGAAGGTACGGTCATTTTATTTGAAGGATATATTGATGTAATAGCTGCTTGGGGAGCTGGCTTTTCAAACGCTATTGCTACTCTTGGTACTGCTCTAACGGAAGAACAAGCTAAAATAATAAGGCGAAATGCTGAAACAGTTACCATTTGTTACGATTCCGATCAAGCTGGAATTAATGCAGCTTTTAAATCTGCAAATATTTTAGAACAGGCAGGCTGTGTAATTAAAATTGCTGATATGCCTGAGGGCTTAGACCCCGATGACTATATCCGTACATACGGTGCTAATCGATTTAAATCGGATGTAATAGGGGCAAGCTTGACATTTATGTCTTTCAAAATGCGTTACTTACGTCGCGGGAAAAATTTAGCAAATGAATCGGAGCGAATGCGCTATATTGAGGAGGTTCTTTCTGAAATCTCATCGCTTCCTCGAGCGGTAGAAAGAGACCACTATTTGCGTCAAATTGCTGATGAATTTTCATTGTCTCTTGAAGCTTTAAAACAAGAACAATACCAAATTTACCGGGCTAATAGGAAAGAAAAGACTTACTCTTCCGAAAAGAAAGTTACACCCCGCAGGTCGTTTGAGACTAAAAAGTTATTACCAGCTTATCAAAATGCCGAACGATTGTTGCTCGCGCATATGATGAGAAATGTTGAGGTAGCCGAAACTGTTCAAGAGCAGATTGGTGGTGCGTTTAACATTGAGGAACATCAAGCAATTGCTGCTTTTCTTTATGCCTTTTATGGAGAAGGGAATGAAGCTAACCCTAGTCTGTTCATCCAAAGCTTAAAAGATGAAAAGCTGATTCGAATAGCGGCAGAGCTTGGAATGCTTTCGGTAAATGAAGAATATCACGAGAAAGAAATTCAAGACTATATGAAACAGATTGAAACTTATCCAAAGCGGGTACAAATACAGAAGAAAGAACTTGAAATGAAACGGGAACAAGATCCACTGCAAGCGGCAAAGTTGTTAATGGAGATCAACCGTATGAAACAAGAACTTTAA
- the rpoD gene encoding RNA polymerase sigma factor RpoD translates to MADKPLRPLAEGELSIDQVKEQLVEIGKKRGVLSYAEITEKLAAFDQDSDQMDEFFEYLGEQGVEVLNETDDVPNLQQAAKDEEEFDLNDLSVPPGIKINDPVRMYLKEIGRVPLLSAEEEIELAKRIEQGDEEAKRRLAEANLRLVVSIAKRYVGRGMLFLDLIQEGNMGLIKAVEKFDYEKGYKFSTYATWWIRQAITRAIADQARTIRIPVHMVETINKLIRVQRQLLQDFGREPTPEEVAQEMDLTPDKVREILKIAQEPVSLETPIGEEDDSHLGDFIEDQEALAPSDAAAYELLKEQLEDVLDTLTDREENVLRLRFGLDDGRTRTLEEVGKVFGVTRERIRQIEAKALRKLRHPSRSKRLKDFLE, encoded by the coding sequence ATGGCAGATAAACCACTACGCCCATTAGCAGAAGGTGAATTGTCCATCGATCAAGTAAAAGAACAATTAGTGGAGATAGGTAAAAAGCGTGGGGTCCTATCATATGCAGAAATTACAGAGAAACTAGCTGCATTTGATCAGGATTCAGATCAAATGGATGAATTTTTCGAATACCTTGGTGAACAAGGGGTTGAAGTTCTGAATGAAACAGACGATGTTCCGAATCTCCAGCAAGCAGCAAAGGATGAAGAAGAGTTTGACCTAAATGATTTAAGTGTACCGCCAGGAATAAAAATAAATGATCCTGTTCGTATGTATTTAAAAGAAATTGGTCGTGTTCCCCTTCTTTCAGCTGAGGAAGAAATTGAGCTTGCCAAACGTATAGAACAGGGAGACGAAGAAGCGAAGAGAAGACTAGCTGAAGCTAACTTACGTCTTGTTGTATCGATCGCAAAAAGGTATGTAGGTCGTGGGATGTTATTCCTGGATTTAATCCAAGAAGGAAATATGGGGCTTATTAAAGCTGTTGAGAAGTTTGATTATGAAAAAGGATATAAATTTAGTACGTATGCTACATGGTGGATAAGACAGGCGATTACTCGTGCAATTGCCGATCAAGCCAGGACAATTCGTATTCCGGTTCATATGGTTGAAACGATTAATAAATTAATTCGAGTTCAGCGCCAGCTTCTACAAGATTTTGGTCGTGAGCCTACACCGGAAGAAGTAGCTCAAGAGATGGACTTAACTCCAGATAAAGTGCGAGAAATCTTAAAGATTGCTCAAGAACCAGTTTCTCTTGAAACGCCAATCGGTGAGGAAGATGACTCCCACCTAGGTGATTTTATCGAGGATCAGGAAGCTCTTGCTCCTTCAGATGCAGCTGCTTATGAATTGTTAAAAGAACAATTAGAAGATGTTCTTGATACTTTAACAGATAGAGAAGAAAATGTATTACGTTTACGTTTTGGTCTTGATGATGGACGGACTAGAACTTTAGAAGAAGTTGGGAAAGTATTTGGAGTTACTCGTGAACGAATTCGTCAAATTGAAGCGAAAGCTTTAAGAAAACTTCGTCACCCTAGCCGAAGCAAGCGATTAAAAGACTTCCTTGAATAA
- the cccA gene encoding cytochrome c550: MKGRPLLPFAVTAIVGILLMIALSFVGLNQREAMNADEAEGTEEVTEFEDPVTAGQELAQQSCIGCHGGDLAGGAGPALTDLDGVYSAEEITDIILNGYGAMPAISNLNDVEADAIAQYLLAGAE; the protein is encoded by the coding sequence ATGAAGGGAAGACCACTTTTACCTTTTGCTGTCACTGCAATTGTTGGAATCTTACTTATGATAGCACTTTCTTTTGTAGGGCTGAACCAACGTGAAGCAATGAATGCAGATGAAGCAGAGGGAACAGAAGAAGTAACAGAATTTGAAGATCCAGTTACAGCTGGACAAGAACTTGCTCAACAGTCATGTATTGGCTGTCACGGTGGAGATCTTGCTGGTGGTGCTGGGCCAGCGCTGACAGACCTAGATGGAGTTTATTCTGCTGAAGAAATCACTGACATTATTTTAAATGGATATGGTGCGATGCCTGCTATTTCTAACTTAAATGATGTTGAAGCCGATGCAATTGCTCAGTACCTTCTTGCAGGAGCTGAATAA
- a CDS encoding tRNA (adenine(22)-N(1))-methyltransferase yields MNEKQLSERLVRVANYVPNGAKIADIGSDHAYLPCYLCIQDDKVTAIAGEVNEGPYQSAKKQVEKVNLENRIEVRKGNGLAVIEKGEVDTITIAGMGGGLIATILDEGKDKLIGVKKLILQPNVSADLIRLWLREHGWLLIAEEIIEEDEKIYEILVAEPGDDTELYAEKTKEKLLLGPFLIQQRNETFKKKWSYEIANWKRILQEFEKATETDQVKQKRNELREQIQMVEEVIK; encoded by the coding sequence ATGAATGAGAAGCAGTTATCCGAGAGGCTCGTTCGAGTAGCCAATTACGTTCCGAATGGGGCAAAAATAGCTGATATTGGGTCTGATCATGCGTACTTACCTTGTTACTTATGCATACAAGATGACAAAGTAACAGCGATTGCTGGAGAGGTGAATGAAGGACCTTATCAGTCAGCGAAGAAACAAGTGGAAAAAGTAAATTTAGAAAACCGCATTGAAGTTAGAAAAGGAAATGGTTTAGCTGTAATAGAAAAAGGGGAAGTTGATACGATTACGATTGCTGGGATGGGAGGAGGATTGATTGCGACCATTCTTGATGAAGGAAAGGATAAGTTAATAGGTGTAAAAAAACTAATCTTACAACCCAATGTCTCTGCAGATCTAATTAGGCTATGGTTAAGGGAACATGGATGGTTACTTATAGCGGAAGAGATAATTGAAGAAGATGAAAAAATCTATGAAATACTTGTAGCTGAACCTGGTGACGATACAGAATTATATGCAGAAAAAACTAAGGAAAAGCTCTTACTTGGACCTTTCTTAATTCAACAACGAAATGAGACGTTTAAAAAGAAGTGGAGTTATGAAATCGCTAACTGGAAAAGAATATTACAGGAATTCGAAAAAGCAACTGAAACAGATCAAGTAAAGCAAAAACGAAACGAGTTAAGAGAGCAAATTCAGATGGTTGAGGAGGTAATAAAATGA
- a CDS encoding Nif3-like dinuclear metal center hexameric protein, whose amino-acid sequence MSRYINGQAIIQYFEQWSPKSYAVEGDKNGLMIGTLNKPIKKVLIALDVLENVMDEAIEEQVDLIIAHHPLIFRPLKKIDIGTPHGRIVEKAIKHDIAIYAAHTNLDVAQGGVNDMMADALGLKRTEVLSPTQSVDLKKVVVFVPETHVTQLRDALGEAGAGHIGNYSHCTFNSKGTGTFKPEEGTNPYIGHQGEMEFVEEVKVETIIPSHLQKRIITTILKAHPYEEPAFDIFPLDNKGEVLGLGRIGELEDEMTLAQFADHVKAVFDVKGARVVGDLQTRVKKVAVLGGDGNKYMNTAIFKGADVFVTGDVYYHVAHDAMMDGLNIVDPGHNVEKIMKEGVKSYLEQYLTKQNYQTKVIASKPNTDPFQFV is encoded by the coding sequence ATGAGTAGATACATAAATGGTCAAGCGATTATTCAATACTTTGAACAATGGTCTCCGAAGTCTTATGCAGTTGAAGGTGATAAAAATGGCTTAATGATTGGAACATTAAATAAGCCTATAAAAAAAGTGTTAATAGCCCTTGATGTATTGGAAAACGTGATGGACGAAGCGATTGAGGAGCAGGTTGATCTCATTATAGCTCACCATCCATTGATCTTTAGACCATTAAAGAAAATTGATATTGGGACACCGCATGGAAGAATTGTAGAAAAGGCAATTAAACATGATATCGCAATTTATGCAGCTCATACGAATCTAGATGTGGCTCAAGGTGGAGTAAATGACATGATGGCTGATGCACTCGGACTGAAGCGAACGGAAGTGCTTTCACCTACTCAATCTGTTGATTTGAAAAAGGTCGTTGTCTTTGTTCCTGAAACACATGTTACACAGTTGAGAGACGCTCTAGGAGAAGCGGGGGCAGGTCATATAGGTAATTATAGTCATTGCACGTTTAACAGCAAGGGGACGGGAACTTTTAAGCCAGAGGAAGGAACAAATCCTTATATTGGTCATCAAGGAGAAATGGAGTTTGTGGAAGAGGTTAAGGTCGAGACAATTATCCCGAGCCACCTTCAAAAAAGAATCATAACAACTATCTTAAAAGCACATCCATATGAGGAACCAGCTTTTGACATTTTTCCTTTAGATAATAAAGGAGAAGTATTAGGATTAGGAAGAATTGGGGAATTGGAAGATGAAATGACTCTTGCTCAATTTGCAGACCATGTAAAAGCAGTTTTTGATGTTAAAGGAGCTCGCGTCGTAGGCGACTTACAAACGAGAGTAAAGAAAGTTGCTGTACTAGGTGGAGATGGTAATAAATATATGAACACAGCAATCTTTAAAGGAGCAGATGTGTTTGTGACAGGTGATGTTTATTATCATGTTGCCCACGATGCTATGATGGACGGCCTAAATATCGTTGACCCAGGTCACAACGTCGAAAAGATTATGAAAGAAGGCGTAAAATCCTATTTAGAACAATATCTAACCAAACAAAACTACCAAACAAAAGTAATCGCCTCAAAACCAAACACCGACCCCTTCCAATTTGTATAA